In Alphaproteobacteria bacterium, a single window of DNA contains:
- a CDS encoding MBL fold metallo-hydrolase, with protein sequence MSEQTDFWLKFWGVRGSIACPGEDTIRYGGNTSCIEVHCGDYNLIFDMGTGLKQLGDALPPGKQLNYDIFLTHSHMDHVNGFPFFKPAYSPATRLKLWAGHLRAQGLSLEQIIRNLMDQPFFPITVDLLAASLVFNDFSSGDDIRISDDIVIQTTPLNHPGGGTGYRLNYAGRSLCYITDTEHVPGKPDKNILALIEGADMVIYDSNFTDAEFGNHVGWGHSTWQEGARLCEMANVKTFVAFHHDPSHTDTHMDSIAQDLEAMRPNSIVAKEGMVLYL encoded by the coding sequence GTGTCTGAACAAACCGATTTCTGGCTAAAATTCTGGGGCGTGCGCGGCAGTATTGCTTGCCCCGGTGAAGATACTATACGCTATGGCGGCAACACTTCTTGTATCGAAGTCCATTGTGGTGATTACAATCTTATTTTTGACATGGGCACAGGGCTGAAACAACTTGGCGATGCCCTGCCCCCCGGCAAACAACTCAATTATGATATTTTCCTCACTCATTCTCATATGGATCATGTGAATGGTTTTCCATTTTTCAAGCCAGCCTATTCCCCTGCTACCCGCTTGAAGTTATGGGCGGGACATTTGCGGGCACAAGGACTCAGTCTCGAGCAAATTATCCGTAATTTGATGGATCAGCCATTCTTCCCTATTACCGTGGATCTATTGGCCGCATCGCTAGTGTTCAACGATTTTTCCTCTGGCGACGATATTCGTATTAGCGATGATATTGTAATTCAAACAACACCGCTTAACCATCCCGGTGGCGGAACCGGCTATCGCCTAAACTATGCAGGGCGTTCTCTGTGCTACATTACCGATACCGAGCATGTACCCGGCAAACCCGATAAAAACATTCTCGCGCTCATCGAAGGCGCGGATATGGTAATTTACGATTCCAATTTCACCGATGCCGAATTCGGCAATCATGTAGGTTGGGGACACTCCACTTGGCAAGAAGGCGCCAGATTGTGTGAAATGGCGAATGTAAAAACCTTTGTTGCTTTTCATCACGACCCTTCTCATACCGACACCCACATGGACTCCATCGCGCAGGACTTAGAAGCCATGCGCCCCAATTCTATTGTTGCCAAA